In the Mytilus trossulus isolate FHL-02 chromosome 1, PNRI_Mtr1.1.1.hap1, whole genome shotgun sequence genome, one interval contains:
- the LOC134708960 gene encoding uncharacterized protein LOC134708960 → MADFLDFLLSSPVKSPLPIEITSTTTLEDIIAATIQPESTYSTTDSSTDETTNSPTNETTNSEDDDEALAAAILAEATAEDYDTTPTTTDSRLADSLTGLLGPPPPEKSLITNPVFSELQTLLKDELKQQTMPETLMKMLQPKTSVFNREQQLQHQFNRLNSHNSTDVQQLSSFFKYQSAIIETERYQKLHQHATKPCLRDSINLHYDEQLHKVIDRVEVSVSVLQKATQTQPSTTNNNFTTRPSSTRRRPTLTRHAVTLMENWYQLNIHHPYADQETVRSFALQGDIREDQVKKWFANKRSRNQNTSRKMSTPLHRHSYRPY, encoded by the exons ATGGCTGATTTCCTAGACTTCCTGTTATCATCACCAGTCAAGTCACCACTACCCATAGAGATCACATCTACTACCACACTAGAGGACATCATTGCTGCCACCATTCAACCAGAGTCCACCTATTCTACTACTGACTCATCTACTGATGAAACCACCAACTCACCTACCAATGAGACCACCAACTCAGAAGATGATGATGAGGCCCTGGCTGCTGCTATCCTTGCGGAAGCAACAGCTGAAGATTATGACACCACACCAACTACTACTGATTCCAGATTAGCTGACTCACTCACAGGTCTTCTAGGGCCACCACCACCAGAGAAATCACTCATTACTAACCCAGTCTTCAGTGAGCTCCAGACACTACTCAAAGATGAACTCAAACAGCAAACTATGCCAGAGACACTGATGAAAATGCTACAACCTAAGACCAGTGTATTCAACCGTGAACAACAACTTCAGCATCAGTTCAACAGACTCAACTCACACAACTCAACTGATGTCCAACAACTCTCTAGCTTCTTCAAGTACCAGTCAGCCATCATCGAGACTGAACGCTACCAGAAACTTCACCAACATGCTACCAAACCATGTCTACGAGACTCCATCAACTTACATTATGATGAACAACTACACAAAGTCATTGATAGAGTGGAG GTCAGTGTCAGTGTTCTACAGAAAGCTACTCAAACCCAGCCATCTACTACCAACAACAACTTCACTACTAGACCATCATCAACAAGACGTCGACCCACTCTTACACGCCATGCTGTCACACTCATGGAAAACTGGTACCAACTCAACATCCATCATCCATATGCAGACCAGGAAACAGTAAGATCCTTTGCACTACAGGGTGACATCAGAGAAGACCAGGTCAAGAAATGGTTTGCCAACAAACGCAGCAGAAACCAGAACACCTCACGTAAGATGTCTACACCACTCCACAGACACTCTTACAGACCTTACTAA